In Glycine max cultivar Williams 82 chromosome 15, Glycine_max_v4.0, whole genome shotgun sequence, the DNA window ACTAGGATAGTATGACTAAATGGATAATTAACTCATATCATGAAATCAAGATGCCTCAAGAATAGTTGAACTACCTACCACTTTCCATCACCATCTATCActgatcttttttattttgaacagGTTGCATCTCtgatttctttttctccttgaGAATTACCTGCCTAGGCATCACATCTATTAGGAAACTTCCCCCATTCCACACCGACGCAGAAATCTTCAGCAATTGGAAGACTACAGACAATTCATATGACAAGAATATGGGAACAGTCAGAGCAGTGGTTGCCACAGTGAATATGCCTTGAAGCACAATGTACATTAACAAGCGATTTTGATCCCCAAGTAAGCCGCTTAAACGCCACCAAATATTGTTTGCTTTCTGAGCTTTTTTGGAGAGTTCCCTATGAAACAAACAGTTAAGTCAATAAAATGAGAAATGTCAAAGAATGATCAACCACCACTCTATAAAGCCTGTAGGAATGCTCACTAGTTACCTGTAGGAAGTCATGACTTCAGGATCTCTTAAAAACCGTTGTCGGCGCAAGACGTTAACAATGAGGAAGTATAGAACCTGCCAGAGAATATAAACTGCTAAGGGAACCAGAAACAGCCACATCCAGAGATAGGATTTATCTTCGATGTAAGGCCATGTAGATCTTCTAGCTGTTCCCACTGGTCGCAAGGCTTCAAAGGTTGCAGGATTCCACCATCGAATGGTAAAGAAAACCAATCCTGAAGAAAAAATCTATTGAATTAAAAGCATAATAAAAACCAAAATGGATGCAGCAAGAAACATAAAGTTGACATGTCTATCACAAGTCCAGTCCAATTGTAGCATCTCTAATGTTGTGATGCCTAAGTAGAAGTTCAAGCTATTCCACAGATAAACAAgtattaaaattacatattttcataatatacAGGATAAAATATAGTGATTTAATATATGGATTTAGGTGGATATTGTCAGAGGAAGGCTCGTTAATGATTTTATATCCAACAGATATTAAATCATACAGGCACAGATCAAGAAATGAAGACATCTGAAAATAGATGCAAGTCATACAAGAAACAGAAGATATAAGACTTGGTGAATCACTACTATAGTAGAGATGAacaacaaagaaataaaaaaagcctCAGCATAGagggtttcttttttttcttttctcatgggGAGGGGGGTAGCGAGTAGCAACACTGCGAGTCTGTGGCATGAACagaagtataaaaaaaagatcaaaatattAATGTGTTTTGATTTGGTGTAGATGATATCAATTGAAGGTCCTTCGTATTGTTTTTGCCCAAATACGAATTCCTTGATAAGCATCCATTCTGGCATCTGtagcctttttaatttttttcttataaaatttaagcATGAATTGAGTTCTACACAAATAGAATATTAAATATTCCACAAAATTGTTCAccttcaagattaaaatttattgccTGGAAACCtgatttttctgttatttcGCTGAAAAGTCTTGCAAAAGTTGATCAAGTATGAATTCTGCTACTAAACTTTTGATTTCCATGTCTAGCAAGAAAATCTTGAATAGTAATGTTAGTTCAAACTGTCTTTTTACATGAGGATCTATGTAGGTGCGGAAAAATTAGTTGATTAAACCAACACTAATGCCCAATACTACTCCAGAAATTTGTGAACTTTGAATAGAAAAATCACGAAGATAATAGAAATTGAACACAAAGCAAGATACATTTGATCAGAGATGTTCTATCATAAAATTACTATTGCATGCTAAGCAAACAACACACTgacccaatatatatatatatatatatatatatatatataatggcaGATATTTCCAATAATTGATAATGGAAAGCATGAGTCTATAATGATCATAGAAGAAGAGTAAGATTTTccaaaattttattatcttgtaaaaaaaagagaggactACTGAAAAATAAAGGTATAACATACCAGGCAAAAGATGGATAAGAACACTGACAATCTTGTCAACCGAACTGAAAACTAAGCTACAGCGCCAAACAATTAAAGCCCACGCTAATGGCCCCTGCAAAACAGTTATAGAATAAGTTATAAAGTTGACAAATGAACCATTCTTCTACCAAGACATCAAATTATCAAGGATAACATGCTTACCTCAGCAAATGAAAAGCAAACCAGGAAAAGCTTTTCATTGCTTGGGTAGAAAAGGAGGTAAACCAAGAAGATTGTATTGGCATAATAGCAAAAATCCTGAAATGCATGAACAAATCACTTTACCACCTAGTTTTCATCACATAGGTTTCTACTACAGCAACACATGGAATTAATACCTATATCCTTATGATAATGAGAACATTGAGACATATATAGAATAGTTTCATGAGGAGTGTTAGCAATTCACTCTCTAACACACTCTTTAACAAAGTTAAAATTGATTAGAAAACACAAATCATGAGTGAGAGTAGCGAGAGCCACACAAAATTtactatttctaataaattccaACCAATAATGAGTGAATTTAAAAGAGTATGTTAAAGAATCCATTGCTTCTTGTTACCATTTCTCTAGTTTCATAGTtgcaaaaaaaacttgaaatacAAAATTTGAGATATCATCATTTACCAGGAGATAGTAATGCCATTTCTTGAACCTGTAATATATCCAACGGAGAGGAACAAATACCACATAGAACAAACAATATACCAAGGGAACGGCTTGTGGCCCTGGCAAAAGagggtaataaaaaaatgaaaaccaatAAAGAAGGCATTAAAAtctgtttaaaaaaagaaaaagaaaaaccaatgCATTGTGCCAAACAGAATCAACTTACTTGCCCCAAAGATGAAGCAAAACCAACCAAAGCCAAGAACCCCCAAAAGATGAGTCACCTGAACattcataaaaggaaaaaaaaatcaaaatccaagCTTGTTCACTATTAACATACCCAAATGGCCTTAGATGATGAAAAAGAAACACATAGCTAAAATACATGAATCAGTAAGAGGGAAATATAAGGTTGGCCAAGTAATTGGGAAGGGAAAGGAAGAAGGGAGGGAAAGAGGTCGCGGCCCCAACTCACATttccaacaaaactaacaaactaacggTTTGCTGATAAATAAAAACCTGAATCAGAAACAAGAATATACCCACCTTGTTGATGAACCTTTCATGCTCTTCAGCTTGTTTGGCTAACTTAACGGCTTGTTTGGACAATGCCTCCTTCATTTTCagccaaaacaaaaacaaacccatgtcatgaaattaaaaaacagaTGCAGCCATTCatggaaattaaattgaaaaaccaaaaaaggcaaaaatTATTACACCAATTAACAACGTGTCTGGTTCCACATTTTGGATGTGATTTTCAAAagcaaataattataatttctgcatctcaatcaaaattccttccttccttctagtTTCCAAAGATActataaatacaatttttgtaCGTGCTTTTTATACTATTCTTCTGTTAgaatataaatttcattttattacgCCAATCACCaaagtaaaatttcaaaatctaaTTCAAGAACAACACCAAAAAATGCATCGAAgttttatataaagaaaatggaTTGAAGGTAACGTACCTTGGACCTATCCCTGAACCTACGCTTTGCAAAGGATTCATTGTCTGCGTAGTCTGCATGGTCTTCGTGATCAGACATACTCACGTGTGTTCGATTCAGACAAAGAAAAATGAACCAGAATTCTGGGAGTGAAATATGGCCTATTGTTCTTCCATCcaactatatatatgtgtctttctaattttgattggtataaaaaaataatgtcttcCAAAGCAAACAAAGCATATCAATTATCAGTTAATTTAACATTTACCGGTGGAATTTAATtgaatgtattttctttact includes these proteins:
- the LOC100789773 gene encoding glycerophosphocholine acyltransferase 1, with the translated sequence MSDHEDHADYADNESFAKRRFRDRSKEALSKQAVKLAKQAEEHERFINKVTHLLGVLGFGWFCFIFGARPQAVPLVYCLFYVVFVPLRWIYYRFKKWHYYLLDFCYYANTIFLVYLLFYPSNEKLFLVCFSFAEGPLAWALIVWRCSLVFSSVDKIVSVLIHLLPGLVFFTIRWWNPATFEALRPVGTARRSTWPYIEDKSYLWMWLFLVPLAVYILWQVLYFLIVNVLRRQRFLRDPEVMTSYRELSKKAQKANNIWWRLSGLLGDQNRLLMYIVLQGIFTVATTALTVPIFLSYELSVVFQLLKISASVWNGGSFLIDVMPRQVILKEKKKSEMQPVQNKKDQ